Proteins encoded in a region of the Gallalistipes aquisgranensis genome:
- a CDS encoding SusC/RagA family TonB-linked outer membrane protein yields the protein MRRDRLGDSWRNFSKRVASFATLAALCLISGMASAQNIKVSGRVIDSDTKQPLVGVTIVIQGSAKGTTTGTDGKYTISAPKNATLSFSFIGYETAAVPVNGKTLVNVTMKPSATDLDEVVVIGYGTARKSEVTGSIASIGTKDINKTMITSVDQALQGNASGVLVINTSAEPGGEVTIRIRGGSSISGENEPLVVVDGFPTDKSVLSLLSPNDIKSMEVLKDAAATAIYGSQGANGVIMITTKSGQEGKVSVSLDIKQGISTPRRYIPMMDGPQFARYGQAAMINSGQNMLGRSGNASYTYMPDTLGTFDAQRMIIKDMANRGDYSVQISGGKRGLNYYISGGYLREEGLLNNSSNDRLSFRSKFNIDLTSNVKLTLNAAVSQNTLKSIIGGSDGGAIMRTLLIKPNTSTKGDFIDGVFYDPETGEPTSISTEVAIAMNNNRKRKTFYTDINGLMRWSINKYFTLSVSAGYRYTETNNYGYVPADIFQQQAHINRYVSANRDTRGTGKWINENVLNWNRKFGKHSFNAILGQSWEQTKNESFGAKVYGFDYDFGWDNLGASTFTSTTEPTSNYYGNQLISFFTRVMYNWNQRYHVTLSMRADGSSRFGPDKRFGYFPSASLMWNVTQEDFAKNWSTVSMLKVRASYGVTGNQSISNYLSQSQLSQGRVIIDNVAYGGVQTNTIGNDDLQWETTAQYNVGADLELLDGRISMALDAYYKKTYNLLYSYRIPGLSGYSTVMKNIGNIDNKGIEFEFTSRNIQTKNFSWTTSFNIGYNKNTVTDLGGNDNVVLYRMSGVMTNDITYLKIGQPLGTIMGHKTTIFKDWNEVYSPDAFWVEDPNNIPTTPGMIRYYDRNGDGMIDDNDRVKLGQVQPYLMGGFTTTFTYKNLDFTLFFNGAYGNSIVDGNTGRLDRWQGNQYGQTRKGLNSFRPYNFYTGEIGYSVHAKYPVPAMYTQSSTAKEYQAMFNNYWVQDGSYLRLKTVTIGYTFPEKITKKIGMKGLRIAFSGTNLLTFTNYLGMDPEMSSSVGSSNSKLGIDQSSYPAARLYTLNVNFKF from the coding sequence ATGAGAAGAGATCGACTCGGAGATTCCTGGCGGAATTTTTCGAAAAGAGTCGCGTCTTTTGCGACACTGGCAGCGCTGTGCCTCATATCGGGCATGGCGTCGGCCCAGAACATCAAGGTGAGCGGACGCGTGATCGACTCCGACACCAAACAGCCCCTCGTGGGTGTCACCATCGTGATACAGGGTTCCGCGAAAGGAACCACGACCGGAACGGACGGTAAGTACACGATCTCCGCACCCAAAAACGCAACGCTGAGTTTCAGTTTCATCGGTTACGAAACCGCGGCTGTTCCCGTTAACGGGAAGACGCTGGTGAACGTGACGATGAAACCCAGCGCCACCGACCTCGACGAGGTGGTGGTGATCGGTTACGGTACGGCCCGCAAAAGCGAGGTGACCGGTTCCATCGCCTCCATCGGCACCAAAGACATCAACAAAACCATGATTACCTCGGTCGATCAGGCTCTCCAGGGCAATGCGTCCGGCGTGCTGGTCATCAACACTTCGGCCGAACCGGGAGGCGAGGTGACCATCCGTATCCGGGGCGGAAGTTCCATCTCCGGGGAGAACGAACCTCTGGTCGTGGTGGACGGTTTCCCTACCGACAAGTCGGTGCTTTCGCTGCTCAGCCCGAATGACATCAAGTCGATGGAGGTGCTCAAGGATGCGGCGGCTACGGCCATTTACGGTTCGCAGGGCGCCAACGGAGTCATCATGATCACTACCAAGAGCGGTCAGGAGGGCAAGGTGTCCGTTTCGCTGGACATCAAGCAGGGTATCTCCACTCCCCGCCGCTACATCCCGATGATGGACGGGCCCCAGTTTGCCCGCTACGGGCAGGCGGCCATGATCAACAGCGGTCAGAACATGCTGGGACGGAGCGGCAATGCTTCCTATACCTATATGCCCGATACGCTCGGAACGTTCGACGCCCAGCGGATGATTATCAAGGATATGGCCAACAGGGGCGATTACAGCGTGCAGATTTCCGGAGGCAAGAGAGGGTTGAACTACTATATTTCGGGCGGATACCTCCGGGAAGAGGGTCTGTTGAACAACTCCTCGAACGACCGGCTTTCGTTCCGTTCGAAATTCAATATCGACCTGACCAGCAACGTGAAGCTGACCCTGAATGCGGCCGTGAGCCAGAATACGCTCAAGTCGATCATCGGCGGCAGCGACGGCGGTGCCATCATGCGTACGCTGCTCATCAAGCCCAACACCTCGACAAAGGGCGACTTTATCGACGGCGTGTTCTACGATCCCGAGACGGGAGAACCCACCAGTATCTCCACCGAGGTGGCGATCGCCATGAACAACAACCGCAAACGCAAGACCTTCTATACCGATATCAACGGACTCATGCGCTGGTCGATCAACAAGTATTTCACGCTGTCGGTGAGTGCCGGATACCGCTATACGGAGACCAACAATTACGGTTATGTGCCGGCCGACATTTTCCAGCAGCAGGCACATATCAACCGGTACGTGAGTGCCAACCGCGACACCCGGGGTACGGGCAAGTGGATCAACGAGAACGTGCTCAACTGGAACCGCAAGTTCGGCAAGCACAGTTTCAACGCCATTCTGGGGCAGAGCTGGGAGCAGACCAAGAACGAGTCGTTCGGCGCCAAGGTGTACGGGTTCGACTACGACTTCGGTTGGGACAACCTGGGGGCCTCGACTTTCACCTCGACCACGGAACCCACCTCGAACTATTACGGCAACCAGCTGATCTCGTTCTTCACGCGTGTCATGTACAACTGGAACCAGCGTTACCACGTGACCCTGTCGATGCGTGCCGACGGTTCGTCCCGTTTCGGGCCGGACAAGCGTTTCGGTTACTTCCCTTCGGCATCGCTGATGTGGAATGTGACCCAGGAGGATTTCGCCAAGAACTGGTCGACCGTTTCGATGCTGAAAGTGCGTGCCAGCTACGGCGTGACGGGTAATCAGAGCATCTCCAACTATCTCTCCCAGTCGCAGCTCTCGCAGGGGCGCGTGATCATCGACAACGTGGCCTACGGCGGTGTGCAGACCAATACGATCGGCAACGACGACCTGCAGTGGGAGACCACCGCGCAGTATAACGTCGGAGCCGACCTGGAACTGCTCGACGGACGGATTTCCATGGCGCTGGATGCCTATTACAAGAAGACCTACAATCTGCTCTATTCGTACCGTATCCCCGGTCTGAGCGGCTATTCCACGGTGATGAAGAACATCGGCAACATCGACAACAAGGGTATCGAGTTCGAGTTCACCTCGCGGAACATCCAGACCAAGAATTTCTCGTGGACGACCAGTTTCAACATCGGATACAACAAGAATACGGTGACCGATCTGGGCGGTAACGACAACGTGGTGCTCTACCGCATGTCGGGCGTGATGACAAACGACATCACCTACCTGAAGATCGGGCAGCCCCTGGGTACGATCATGGGGCACAAGACCACGATTTTCAAGGACTGGAACGAAGTCTATTCGCCCGATGCCTTCTGGGTGGAAGACCCCAACAACATTCCCACCACGCCGGGTATGATCCGTTACTACGACCGGAACGGCGACGGTATGATCGACGACAACGACCGCGTGAAACTCGGTCAGGTGCAGCCTTACCTGATGGGCGGTTTCACCACGACTTTCACCTACAAGAATCTGGATTTCACACTCTTCTTCAACGGAGCCTATGGTAACAGCATCGTGGACGGCAATACGGGACGACTCGACCGCTGGCAGGGCAACCAGTACGGACAGACCCGCAAGGGCCTCAATTCGTTCCGTCCCTACAACTTCTATACGGGTGAGATCGGATACTCCGTACATGCCAAATATCCGGTGCCGGCGATGTACACGCAGAGTTCCACCGCCAAGGAGTATCAGGCGATGTTCAACAACTACTGGGTGCAGGACGGTTCCTACCTGCGTCTGAAGACCGTTACGATCGGTTATACGTTTCCCGAGAAGATCACCAAGAAGATCGGTATGAAGGGCCTGAGGATCGCTTTCAGCGGCACCAACCTGCTTACTTTCACCAACTATTTGGGTATGGACCCCGAGATGAGCAGTTCGGTGGGTTCGTCCAACTCCAAGCTGGGTATCGACCAGAGCAGTTATCCCGCCGCCAGGCTTTATACGCTGAATGTGAACTTTAAATTCTAA
- a CDS encoding RagB/SusD family nutrient uptake outer membrane protein, translating into MKFLYRILIASALVTPCFVCTSCEWFLEEDVESSIPQNTYFRTEEEAVKFLYGAYASVRSTVFGPDFFLVTDCMTDDMEYRVSTNYTYKAISALQHNKQLNTFYTVWNKLYKVVNDCNILIDRTNLLRSDEKVTYNSGNLIEAEARFIRAWAYLNLVQLWGDVPLQTLPTYNIKEDNLVPERAPAASVYAQIFSDLNFAYENLTDKPGSVIIRTDITYPLTIGKGAVRVLLARAYLIHKQYSDVVEYLQPMIDNSGDGADGAGKLYGLMASHEDVFDQRKVTENIEERKREILWTMEASKDNAIYNSWHAQIATNQKRNYNGTSYTDEELPCPTTSATGAFAPTEDLILTYDAQKDKRYQWQYKMYSQAPYSYFLPMKGYDMGATVNNQAGCNQILIRFADALLMYAEAKNELDDPSPAVEALNRVRVRAGLDPVDLADLSDVKSELRDLIMMERRHEFAHECYRIFDLRRTGTYISEMERFNRKFSELKDKGVFKVFVPQYAYRGDFTDVYVWGSSNKYPQSYHVLHPIPYLETVANKNLTQNPGY; encoded by the coding sequence ATGAAGTTTTTATATAGAATATTGATTGCTTCGGCGCTCGTCACCCCCTGCTTCGTGTGCACCTCCTGCGAGTGGTTCCTCGAAGAGGACGTCGAGAGCAGCATTCCGCAGAACACCTATTTCCGGACAGAGGAGGAGGCCGTCAAATTCCTTTACGGCGCCTACGCCTCGGTACGTTCGACGGTCTTCGGGCCCGATTTCTTCCTCGTCACCGACTGTATGACCGACGACATGGAGTACCGTGTCAGCACCAACTACACCTACAAGGCCATTTCCGCCTTGCAGCACAACAAGCAGCTCAATACCTTCTATACGGTGTGGAACAAGCTGTACAAGGTGGTCAACGACTGCAATATCCTGATCGACCGGACGAACCTGCTGCGCAGCGACGAGAAGGTTACCTACAACTCCGGGAACCTGATCGAAGCCGAAGCCCGGTTCATCCGCGCATGGGCCTACCTGAATCTGGTGCAGTTGTGGGGCGACGTGCCTTTGCAGACCCTGCCCACCTATAATATCAAGGAGGACAACCTGGTGCCCGAACGGGCTCCGGCGGCATCGGTGTATGCCCAGATATTTTCGGACCTGAACTTCGCCTATGAAAATCTGACGGACAAACCCGGATCGGTGATTATCCGTACGGATATTACCTATCCCCTGACCATCGGAAAGGGTGCCGTGCGGGTGCTGCTGGCCCGGGCCTATCTGATTCACAAGCAATATTCGGATGTGGTGGAATACCTGCAGCCGATGATCGACAACAGCGGCGACGGTGCCGACGGTGCCGGGAAACTCTACGGACTGATGGCCAGCCACGAAGATGTGTTCGACCAGCGGAAGGTGACGGAGAATATCGAGGAGCGCAAACGGGAGATTCTCTGGACGATGGAGGCCAGCAAGGATAATGCCATCTATAACAGCTGGCATGCGCAGATCGCCACCAATCAGAAGCGGAACTACAACGGAACCTCCTATACGGACGAGGAACTTCCGTGCCCCACGACCAGTGCGACGGGCGCATTCGCTCCGACCGAAGACCTGATCCTTACCTATGATGCCCAGAAGGACAAGCGTTACCAGTGGCAGTACAAGATGTATTCCCAGGCTCCTTACTCCTACTTCCTGCCCATGAAGGGGTACGACATGGGGGCGACGGTCAACAACCAGGCCGGTTGCAACCAGATTCTGATCCGCTTTGCCGATGCCCTGCTGATGTATGCCGAAGCGAAGAACGAACTCGACGATCCTTCGCCGGCCGTCGAGGCCCTGAACCGGGTGAGGGTACGGGCCGGGCTTGATCCGGTCGACCTGGCCGACCTGTCCGATGTCAAGAGCGAACTGCGCGATCTGATCATGATGGAGCGCCGGCACGAGTTCGCCCACGAGTGCTACCGGATTTTCGACCTGCGGCGTACGGGAACCTACATTTCCGAGATGGAGCGTTTCAACCGCAAGTTCTCCGAGTTGAAAGACAAGGGTGTGTTCAAGGTATTCGTGCCGCAGTATGCCTATCGGGGCGATTTCACGGACGTCTATGTGTGGGGAAGCAGCAACAAGTACCCGCAGTCTTACCATGTCCTGCATCCGATTCCCTACCTGGAGACGGTCGCCAACAAAAACTTGACGCAGAATCCGGGTTATTAA
- a CDS encoding formylglycine-generating enzyme family protein yields the protein MKKTVLTFSKYLLVVAAALLTARCEDDPSDFGHDAIPDPGPDIYVTPITPEERAQIVPDDQIAEYGSTEEMIERSAGQVSAAIEMGYTGTDSKYSADQRPKHYVALKALKVMRFEVTVEQFRKFVEANPGKVQMPPEPYWGWTDHEGNSRENFPVVNVTWKEAKAFAEWLGGRLPTEAEWEWVAGNLWRDRKTFSVGNVVTNCTWFYQNSFQLVKVITDPQGNQVERWGYMPHPVGSYKVSNYVLNTTTGWGATKDRTTCMGTFTSTDTSDGICDASGNVMEWCSDWFSPTYYQECADSVAKVTYVSDEITKSKENVAFDPKGPDSGDMKVLRGGSFLMGDEGGSPMAHRITSRQRAYPGVRDVQVGFRVVWDVE from the coding sequence ATGAAAAAGACGGTATTGACATTCAGCAAATATCTTCTGGTCGTGGCGGCGGCGCTGCTGACCGCCCGGTGCGAGGACGATCCCTCGGATTTCGGCCACGATGCCATTCCCGATCCCGGCCCCGATATTTACGTGACCCCCATCACGCCGGAGGAGCGTGCGCAGATTGTTCCCGACGACCAGATTGCCGAGTACGGTTCGACCGAAGAGATGATCGAGCGGAGTGCGGGACAGGTATCGGCCGCCATCGAGATGGGATACACGGGGACGGACAGCAAATATTCCGCCGATCAGCGTCCCAAGCATTACGTGGCGCTCAAGGCGCTCAAGGTGATGCGGTTCGAGGTGACCGTAGAGCAGTTCCGCAAATTCGTCGAGGCCAACCCCGGAAAGGTGCAGATGCCGCCCGAACCCTATTGGGGCTGGACGGACCACGAGGGTAATTCGCGGGAGAACTTTCCGGTCGTGAACGTCACCTGGAAAGAGGCCAAGGCCTTCGCCGAGTGGCTAGGGGGGCGGCTCCCGACCGAGGCCGAGTGGGAATGGGTCGCGGGCAATCTGTGGCGCGACCGCAAGACTTTCAGCGTCGGGAACGTGGTTACCAACTGCACGTGGTTCTATCAGAACTCTTTCCAGCTGGTTAAGGTCATCACCGATCCGCAGGGCAATCAGGTCGAGCGGTGGGGATACATGCCTCATCCCGTAGGTTCGTACAAAGTGTCCAACTATGTGCTCAATACGACGACGGGGTGGGGGGCGACCAAGGACCGCACCACGTGCATGGGAACTTTCACCTCGACCGATACCAGCGACGGGATATGCGACGCCAGCGGCAACGTCATGGAGTGGTGCAGCGACTGGTTCAGTCCCACTTATTATCAGGAGTGTGCCGACAGCGTGGCGAAGGTGACTTATGTGTCCGACGAGATTACGAAAAGCAAGGAAAACGTGGCGTTCGATCCCAAAGGTCCCGATTCGGGCGATATGAAGGTGCTGCGGGGCGGCAGTTTCCTCATGGGAGACGAGGGCGGTTCCCCGATGGCACACCGGATCACTTCCCGGCAGCGTGCCTATCCCGGTGTGCGCGACGTACAGGTCGGATTCCGTGTGGTATGGGATGTGGAGTAA
- a CDS encoding Ig-like domain-containing protein — MKRLLWIGCAVLLFAGCETDNLAPNEKYIPVKGVQINKSELDLVRKDNRTLFASVVPGDATVKEIMWESSDPESVAVDETGKITAIKGTDDGQPVTVTAVSKEGGFRAECQVSVRDYGIIIRDQNGNSVSELNLPLTVGQEKAYNFTGEAVLPNSVGQALVWTSDDPSVVTCTDDGVVTVVAQTAADTKITVTSAVNSEVSTTLDVNISMVMLNSMALSVTDVLLPVSIPDTVSPYQRSSVVTHWFVNGQIVDVSEDASKNKDRHPYIMVERPEIKREIEVSFDPAIPSYSDVTWELDAQAQKWNLKIEQKLGPEGEPVKSPTGNNIYILTCPKGGDMLPDGGWSGWSPENPAIATVTAKTTEPGSNVSAACKVEVYCFASAYNISADPASENYVRKKMGDLELECLIDGEYRPVKLYYADEVGKADTQDRTYEAVTLKIGEMYHFRFKTLNRYAMPYIHTQRGGSTKYFPINMFEYDPSIPIREQNCFYNKSYEGGKMMTLTPSVGPDEGFWVYPSEVTSQSVYVKIRSVKLDKKGDHSGYYSDANLFPYYTFNNQASCTWAMFNMNVVK; from the coding sequence ATGAAAAGATTATTGTGGATCGGATGTGCGGTTCTGCTCTTTGCGGGCTGCGAAACGGACAATCTGGCCCCGAACGAAAAATATATTCCGGTGAAAGGGGTGCAGATCAACAAAAGCGAACTGGATCTGGTGCGAAAGGACAACCGGACGCTTTTCGCTTCGGTGGTTCCGGGCGACGCCACCGTCAAGGAAATTATGTGGGAGAGTTCCGACCCCGAGTCGGTAGCCGTGGACGAAACGGGTAAGATCACCGCGATAAAGGGCACGGACGACGGCCAGCCGGTGACGGTCACCGCCGTTTCGAAGGAGGGCGGTTTCCGGGCCGAATGTCAGGTCTCCGTCCGCGATTACGGAATCATTATCCGCGACCAGAACGGGAATTCGGTCTCCGAACTGAATCTGCCGCTTACGGTAGGGCAGGAGAAGGCCTACAATTTTACAGGTGAAGCCGTCCTGCCCAACTCTGTCGGTCAGGCTCTCGTCTGGACCTCGGACGATCCCTCCGTGGTGACGTGCACCGACGACGGTGTGGTGACGGTGGTGGCCCAGACCGCCGCCGATACCAAAATCACGGTCACCTCGGCCGTGAATTCGGAAGTCTCCACCACGCTCGACGTGAATATCTCGATGGTGATGCTGAACTCCATGGCCCTCAGCGTGACGGACGTGCTGCTTCCTGTGAGCATTCCCGACACGGTCTCCCCGTACCAGCGGTCGAGTGTCGTGACCCACTGGTTTGTGAACGGCCAGATCGTCGATGTCTCCGAGGATGCCAGCAAGAATAAAGACCGTCACCCCTACATCATGGTGGAGCGGCCGGAAATCAAGCGGGAGATCGAGGTGTCGTTCGATCCGGCGATTCCGAGCTATTCGGACGTGACGTGGGAACTGGATGCGCAGGCGCAGAAATGGAATCTGAAGATCGAACAGAAGCTCGGTCCCGAAGGGGAGCCCGTGAAGTCGCCTACCGGCAACAATATCTATATCCTGACCTGTCCCAAGGGAGGCGACATGCTGCCCGACGGAGGATGGAGCGGCTGGTCGCCCGAAAACCCGGCGATCGCCACCGTCACAGCGAAGACCACGGAACCCGGTTCGAACGTGTCGGCCGCCTGCAAGGTGGAGGTGTACTGCTTCGCTTCAGCCTATAATATTTCGGCCGATCCCGCGTCTGAAAATTATGTCCGTAAGAAAATGGGCGATTTGGAACTGGAGTGCCTTATCGACGGGGAATATCGTCCCGTGAAACTGTATTATGCGGATGAAGTCGGCAAAGCCGACACACAGGACAGGACGTATGAGGCTGTTACGCTCAAGATCGGCGAGATGTACCATTTCCGGTTCAAGACCCTCAACCGTTACGCGATGCCTTATATCCACACGCAGCGGGGAGGTTCGACCAAATATTTCCCGATAAATATGTTCGAGTACGATCCTTCGATTCCGATCCGGGAGCAGAACTGTTTCTACAATAAGAGTTATGAAGGCGGAAAAATGATGACCCTTACGCCGTCGGTCGGTCCCGATGAAGGTTTCTGGGTCTATCCCAGCGAAGTCACTTCGCAATCCGTATATGTCAAGATACGGAGCGTGAAACTGGATAAGAAGGGCGACCATTCGGGTTATTATTCCGATGCAAACCTGTTCCCTTACTATACCTTCAATAACCAGGCAAGCTGTACTTGGGCCATGTTCAATATGAATGTGGTGAAGTAG